From one Salvelinus alpinus chromosome 14, SLU_Salpinus.1, whole genome shotgun sequence genomic stretch:
- the LOC139538499 gene encoding transcription factor Sp3-like isoform X3 yields the protein MTAPEQPVKQEEMAALDSCQREFLQQDGSTGDQTTNLTSIQLTGNPDRWEVLTPTTTVNEEPGAVHIQTQRIMTSNGQYVLPLQNLQSQPIFVTSGSDASANAVPNIQYIQTADGQQLSFSTSCVEGGTLSQDATGQIHILPDGTQTISVTGAGDILTNNQNLISQTGHVQQIQGVSIGSSTFNNQGQVVTNVPMGLPGNITFVPINSVDLDSLGLSGAQTIATGVTSDGQLIMTSQPVDSSESLEKTADQLSQTLSVNDSNANSEMYLPTSSAQLPETIDDPGVLTQATEQTDPSGLQDGYVHQNQVQNIQVSSGQSIIQLQQMPVQTSDGQVLQAGGGQNVQLFNPGTFIIQAQTVTPSGQIQWQTFQVQGVQNLQNIQLPTNPAQQITLAPLQALSLGQGLAQQIPNLQTVTVNSLAQTGIHFQQAEDTNSTGDIQIKEEPDSENWQLGSDSTLNTSDLSHLRVRLVDEEDQLDEGGKRLRRVACTCPNCKEAGGRGSNMGKKKQHICHIPGCGKVYGKTSHLRAHLRWHSGERPFVCSWMYCGKRFTRSDELQRHRRTHTGEKKFVCPECSKRFMRSDHLAKHIKTHLNKKGVMNSVSSAVVASMESAGSSDSIITAGGTTLILTNIQQGSSNAQDVLANAEIPLQLVTVAAGEVLEMAESQ from the exons ATGACTG CCCCAGAACAGCCAGTGAAACAAGAGGAAATGGCTGCCTTGGACAGCTGTCAACGCGAATTTCTGCAGCAAGACGGTAGCACAGGAGATCAG ACTACAAACCTAACATCCATCCAGTTAACAGGGAACCCAGATAGATGGGAGGTTTTGACCCCCACAACCACAGTGAACGAGGAACCTGGCGCGGTCCATATCCAGACTCAACGAATTATGACATCAAACGGACAGTATGTTCTTCCTCTCCAGAACCTTCAGAGCCAACCGATTTTTGTGACATCAGGAAGCGACGCCTCCGCCAACGCAGTGCCTAACATTCAGTACATTCAGACAGCTGATGGACAGCAACTAAGCTTCTCCACCTCCTGTGTGGAGGGGGGCACTCTGAGCCAAGATGCCACAGGGCAGATCCACATCTTGCCTGACGGAACTCAAACTATAAGTGTGACAGGGGCTGGAGACATCCTTACTAACAACCAAAACCTCATATCACAGACTGGTCATGTCCAGCAGATCCAGGGTGTTTCTATCGGCAGCTCCACCTTTAACAACCAGGGACAGGTTGTCACTAATGTGCCTATGGGGTTGCCAGGGAACATCACCTTTGTCCCCATTAACAGTGTGGACTTGGACTCCCTGGGCCTCTCTGGTGCTCAGACTATAGCAACAGGGGTCACTTCTGATGGCCAGCTAATCATGACCAGTCAGCCTGTAGACAGTTCTGAGAGTTTGGAGAAGACAGCTGACCAGCTCTCGCAAACTCTATCTGTAAATGACTCGAATGCTAACTCAGAAATGTATCTACCAACATCCTCGGCCCAGCTGCCTGAGACCATAGATGATCCGGGTGTTCTGACCCAAGCCACAGAGCAGACCGATCCCTCTGGTCTCCAGGATGGCTACGTTCATCAGAACCAAGTTCAGAACATCCAGGTCTCCTCAGGCCAGTCCATCATCCAGCTGCAACAAATGCCGGTCCAGACCAGCGATGGTCAGGTGCTGCAGGCAGGAGGGGGGCAGAACGTGCAGCTCTTCAACCCAGGGACCTTCATCATCCAGGCCCAGACCGTCACTCCCTCAGGCCAGATCCAGTGGCAGACCTTTCAGGTGCAAGGGGTCCAGAACCTGCAGAACATCCAGCTGCCGACCAACCCAGCCCAGCAGATCACCTTGGCCCCATTGCAGGCCCTGTCTCTGGGCCAGGGATTAGCGCAACAGATCCCCAACCTGCAGACTGTGACAGTTAACTCTTTGGCCCAGACAGGCATTCATTTCCAACAGGCAGAGGATACCAACAGCACTGGAG ATATCCAGATAAAGGAGGAGCCGGACTCAGAGAACTGGCAGCTGGGTAGTGACTCCACTCTGAACACCAGTGACCTGTCCCACCTGCGGGTCAGGCTAGTGGACGAGGAGGACCAGCTCGACGAGGGGGGCAAGAGGCTACGAAGGGTGGCCTGCACCTGCCCCAACTGCAAAGAGGCTGGGGGGAG AGGATCCAACATGGGCAAGAAGAAGCAGCACATCTGTCACATTCCGGGCTGTGGGAAGGTGTACGGGAAGACATCCCACCTGCGAGCACACCTGCGCTGGCACTCAGGGGAGCGGCCCTTCGTCTGCAGCTGGATGTACTGTGGGAAGAGGTTCACGCGCAGCGACGAACTGCAGAGACacaggagaacacacacag GGGAGAAGAAGTTTGTTTGCCCGGAGTGTTCCAAGCGCTTTATGCGGAGCGACCACCTGGCCAAGCACATTAAAACTCACCTGAACAAGAAAGGAGTCATGAACTCTGTGAGCAGCGCGGTGGTGGCCTCCATGGAGTCCGCGGGTTCGTCAGACAGCATCATCACGGCTGGCGGCACTACCCTCATCCTCACCAACATCCAGCAGGGCTCCAGTAACGCCCAGGACGTTCTGGCCAACGCTGAGATCCCCCTGCAGCTAGTCACCGTAGCAGCCGGGGAAGTCTTGGAGATGGCCGAGTCACAGTGA
- the LOC139538499 gene encoding transcription factor Sp3-like isoform X1 yields MTAPEQPVKQEEMAALDSCQREFLQQDGSTGDQDTQPSPLALLAATCSKIGSPSSERDNGAAAVVTTNLTSIQLTGNPDRWEVLTPTTTVNEEPGAVHIQTQRIMTSNGQYVLPLQNLQSQPIFVTSGSDASANAVPNIQYIQTADGQQLSFSTSCVEGGTLSQDATGQIHILPDGTQTISVTGAGDILTNNQNLISQTGHVQQIQGVSIGSSTFNNQGQVVTNVPMGLPGNITFVPINSVDLDSLGLSGAQTIATGVTSDGQLIMTSQPVDSSESLEKTADQLSQTLSVNDSNANSEMYLPTSSAQLPETIDDPGVLTQATEQTDPSGLQDGYVHQNQVQNIQVSSGQSIIQLQQMPVQTSDGQVLQAGGGQNVQLFNPGTFIIQAQTVTPSGQIQWQTFQVQGVQNLQNIQLPTNPAQQITLAPLQALSLGQGLAQQIPNLQTVTVNSLAQTGIHFQQAEDTNSTGDIQIKEEPDSENWQLGSDSTLNTSDLSHLRVRLVDEEDQLDEGGKRLRRVACTCPNCKEAGGRGSNMGKKKQHICHIPGCGKVYGKTSHLRAHLRWHSGERPFVCSWMYCGKRFTRSDELQRHRRTHTGEKKFVCPECSKRFMRSDHLAKHIKTHLNKKGVMNSVSSAVVASMESAGSSDSIITAGGTTLILTNIQQGSSNAQDVLANAEIPLQLVTVAAGEVLEMAESQ; encoded by the exons ATGACTG CCCCAGAACAGCCAGTGAAACAAGAGGAAATGGCTGCCTTGGACAGCTGTCAACGCGAATTTCTGCAGCAAGACGGTAGCACAGGAGATCAG GACACTCAGCCATCACCGCTCGCTCTGCTGGCAGCTACCTGCAGCAAGATCGGGTCGCCATCGTCAGAGAGGGATAACGGTGCTGCCGCTGTAGTG ACTACAAACCTAACATCCATCCAGTTAACAGGGAACCCAGATAGATGGGAGGTTTTGACCCCCACAACCACAGTGAACGAGGAACCTGGCGCGGTCCATATCCAGACTCAACGAATTATGACATCAAACGGACAGTATGTTCTTCCTCTCCAGAACCTTCAGAGCCAACCGATTTTTGTGACATCAGGAAGCGACGCCTCCGCCAACGCAGTGCCTAACATTCAGTACATTCAGACAGCTGATGGACAGCAACTAAGCTTCTCCACCTCCTGTGTGGAGGGGGGCACTCTGAGCCAAGATGCCACAGGGCAGATCCACATCTTGCCTGACGGAACTCAAACTATAAGTGTGACAGGGGCTGGAGACATCCTTACTAACAACCAAAACCTCATATCACAGACTGGTCATGTCCAGCAGATCCAGGGTGTTTCTATCGGCAGCTCCACCTTTAACAACCAGGGACAGGTTGTCACTAATGTGCCTATGGGGTTGCCAGGGAACATCACCTTTGTCCCCATTAACAGTGTGGACTTGGACTCCCTGGGCCTCTCTGGTGCTCAGACTATAGCAACAGGGGTCACTTCTGATGGCCAGCTAATCATGACCAGTCAGCCTGTAGACAGTTCTGAGAGTTTGGAGAAGACAGCTGACCAGCTCTCGCAAACTCTATCTGTAAATGACTCGAATGCTAACTCAGAAATGTATCTACCAACATCCTCGGCCCAGCTGCCTGAGACCATAGATGATCCGGGTGTTCTGACCCAAGCCACAGAGCAGACCGATCCCTCTGGTCTCCAGGATGGCTACGTTCATCAGAACCAAGTTCAGAACATCCAGGTCTCCTCAGGCCAGTCCATCATCCAGCTGCAACAAATGCCGGTCCAGACCAGCGATGGTCAGGTGCTGCAGGCAGGAGGGGGGCAGAACGTGCAGCTCTTCAACCCAGGGACCTTCATCATCCAGGCCCAGACCGTCACTCCCTCAGGCCAGATCCAGTGGCAGACCTTTCAGGTGCAAGGGGTCCAGAACCTGCAGAACATCCAGCTGCCGACCAACCCAGCCCAGCAGATCACCTTGGCCCCATTGCAGGCCCTGTCTCTGGGCCAGGGATTAGCGCAACAGATCCCCAACCTGCAGACTGTGACAGTTAACTCTTTGGCCCAGACAGGCATTCATTTCCAACAGGCAGAGGATACCAACAGCACTGGAG ATATCCAGATAAAGGAGGAGCCGGACTCAGAGAACTGGCAGCTGGGTAGTGACTCCACTCTGAACACCAGTGACCTGTCCCACCTGCGGGTCAGGCTAGTGGACGAGGAGGACCAGCTCGACGAGGGGGGCAAGAGGCTACGAAGGGTGGCCTGCACCTGCCCCAACTGCAAAGAGGCTGGGGGGAG AGGATCCAACATGGGCAAGAAGAAGCAGCACATCTGTCACATTCCGGGCTGTGGGAAGGTGTACGGGAAGACATCCCACCTGCGAGCACACCTGCGCTGGCACTCAGGGGAGCGGCCCTTCGTCTGCAGCTGGATGTACTGTGGGAAGAGGTTCACGCGCAGCGACGAACTGCAGAGACacaggagaacacacacag GGGAGAAGAAGTTTGTTTGCCCGGAGTGTTCCAAGCGCTTTATGCGGAGCGACCACCTGGCCAAGCACATTAAAACTCACCTGAACAAGAAAGGAGTCATGAACTCTGTGAGCAGCGCGGTGGTGGCCTCCATGGAGTCCGCGGGTTCGTCAGACAGCATCATCACGGCTGGCGGCACTACCCTCATCCTCACCAACATCCAGCAGGGCTCCAGTAACGCCCAGGACGTTCTGGCCAACGCTGAGATCCCCCTGCAGCTAGTCACCGTAGCAGCCGGGGAAGTCTTGGAGATGGCCGAGTCACAGTGA
- the LOC139538499 gene encoding transcription factor Sp3-like isoform X2 has product MTAPEQPVKQEEMAALDSCQREFLQQDGSTGDQPSPLALLAATCSKIGSPSSERDNGAAAVVTTNLTSIQLTGNPDRWEVLTPTTTVNEEPGAVHIQTQRIMTSNGQYVLPLQNLQSQPIFVTSGSDASANAVPNIQYIQTADGQQLSFSTSCVEGGTLSQDATGQIHILPDGTQTISVTGAGDILTNNQNLISQTGHVQQIQGVSIGSSTFNNQGQVVTNVPMGLPGNITFVPINSVDLDSLGLSGAQTIATGVTSDGQLIMTSQPVDSSESLEKTADQLSQTLSVNDSNANSEMYLPTSSAQLPETIDDPGVLTQATEQTDPSGLQDGYVHQNQVQNIQVSSGQSIIQLQQMPVQTSDGQVLQAGGGQNVQLFNPGTFIIQAQTVTPSGQIQWQTFQVQGVQNLQNIQLPTNPAQQITLAPLQALSLGQGLAQQIPNLQTVTVNSLAQTGIHFQQAEDTNSTGDIQIKEEPDSENWQLGSDSTLNTSDLSHLRVRLVDEEDQLDEGGKRLRRVACTCPNCKEAGGRGSNMGKKKQHICHIPGCGKVYGKTSHLRAHLRWHSGERPFVCSWMYCGKRFTRSDELQRHRRTHTGEKKFVCPECSKRFMRSDHLAKHIKTHLNKKGVMNSVSSAVVASMESAGSSDSIITAGGTTLILTNIQQGSSNAQDVLANAEIPLQLVTVAAGEVLEMAESQ; this is encoded by the exons ATGACTG CCCCAGAACAGCCAGTGAAACAAGAGGAAATGGCTGCCTTGGACAGCTGTCAACGCGAATTTCTGCAGCAAGACGGTAGCACAGGAGATCAG CCATCACCGCTCGCTCTGCTGGCAGCTACCTGCAGCAAGATCGGGTCGCCATCGTCAGAGAGGGATAACGGTGCTGCCGCTGTAGTG ACTACAAACCTAACATCCATCCAGTTAACAGGGAACCCAGATAGATGGGAGGTTTTGACCCCCACAACCACAGTGAACGAGGAACCTGGCGCGGTCCATATCCAGACTCAACGAATTATGACATCAAACGGACAGTATGTTCTTCCTCTCCAGAACCTTCAGAGCCAACCGATTTTTGTGACATCAGGAAGCGACGCCTCCGCCAACGCAGTGCCTAACATTCAGTACATTCAGACAGCTGATGGACAGCAACTAAGCTTCTCCACCTCCTGTGTGGAGGGGGGCACTCTGAGCCAAGATGCCACAGGGCAGATCCACATCTTGCCTGACGGAACTCAAACTATAAGTGTGACAGGGGCTGGAGACATCCTTACTAACAACCAAAACCTCATATCACAGACTGGTCATGTCCAGCAGATCCAGGGTGTTTCTATCGGCAGCTCCACCTTTAACAACCAGGGACAGGTTGTCACTAATGTGCCTATGGGGTTGCCAGGGAACATCACCTTTGTCCCCATTAACAGTGTGGACTTGGACTCCCTGGGCCTCTCTGGTGCTCAGACTATAGCAACAGGGGTCACTTCTGATGGCCAGCTAATCATGACCAGTCAGCCTGTAGACAGTTCTGAGAGTTTGGAGAAGACAGCTGACCAGCTCTCGCAAACTCTATCTGTAAATGACTCGAATGCTAACTCAGAAATGTATCTACCAACATCCTCGGCCCAGCTGCCTGAGACCATAGATGATCCGGGTGTTCTGACCCAAGCCACAGAGCAGACCGATCCCTCTGGTCTCCAGGATGGCTACGTTCATCAGAACCAAGTTCAGAACATCCAGGTCTCCTCAGGCCAGTCCATCATCCAGCTGCAACAAATGCCGGTCCAGACCAGCGATGGTCAGGTGCTGCAGGCAGGAGGGGGGCAGAACGTGCAGCTCTTCAACCCAGGGACCTTCATCATCCAGGCCCAGACCGTCACTCCCTCAGGCCAGATCCAGTGGCAGACCTTTCAGGTGCAAGGGGTCCAGAACCTGCAGAACATCCAGCTGCCGACCAACCCAGCCCAGCAGATCACCTTGGCCCCATTGCAGGCCCTGTCTCTGGGCCAGGGATTAGCGCAACAGATCCCCAACCTGCAGACTGTGACAGTTAACTCTTTGGCCCAGACAGGCATTCATTTCCAACAGGCAGAGGATACCAACAGCACTGGAG ATATCCAGATAAAGGAGGAGCCGGACTCAGAGAACTGGCAGCTGGGTAGTGACTCCACTCTGAACACCAGTGACCTGTCCCACCTGCGGGTCAGGCTAGTGGACGAGGAGGACCAGCTCGACGAGGGGGGCAAGAGGCTACGAAGGGTGGCCTGCACCTGCCCCAACTGCAAAGAGGCTGGGGGGAG AGGATCCAACATGGGCAAGAAGAAGCAGCACATCTGTCACATTCCGGGCTGTGGGAAGGTGTACGGGAAGACATCCCACCTGCGAGCACACCTGCGCTGGCACTCAGGGGAGCGGCCCTTCGTCTGCAGCTGGATGTACTGTGGGAAGAGGTTCACGCGCAGCGACGAACTGCAGAGACacaggagaacacacacag GGGAGAAGAAGTTTGTTTGCCCGGAGTGTTCCAAGCGCTTTATGCGGAGCGACCACCTGGCCAAGCACATTAAAACTCACCTGAACAAGAAAGGAGTCATGAACTCTGTGAGCAGCGCGGTGGTGGCCTCCATGGAGTCCGCGGGTTCGTCAGACAGCATCATCACGGCTGGCGGCACTACCCTCATCCTCACCAACATCCAGCAGGGCTCCAGTAACGCCCAGGACGTTCTGGCCAACGCTGAGATCCCCCTGCAGCTAGTCACCGTAGCAGCCGGGGAAGTCTTGGAGATGGCCGAGTCACAGTGA